A single window of Ignavibacteriales bacterium DNA harbors:
- the thpR gene encoding RNA 2',3'-cyclic phosphodiesterase produces the protein MPLNRAFIALPLPAEIRREFATLQKQLIESQADVKWDTSDKFHITLKFLGDVESSQPGLLAKEVQNSIGTFRHFDLSFVTLGAFPNPGRPRVVWIGSEQNEDVTGLQRSVEMACSSFGFAKEDRPFHAHVTLGRVKGDRNIDRLTAKLKSITFKPLIARCTEVHIIRSELKPAGSVYTLLNSIPLAS, from the coding sequence ATGCCCCTGAATCGAGCATTCATCGCCCTCCCTCTTCCGGCAGAGATCCGGCGAGAGTTCGCAACTCTTCAGAAGCAGCTTATCGAATCTCAGGCCGACGTCAAGTGGGACACGTCGGACAAGTTTCACATCACGTTGAAGTTCCTTGGCGACGTGGAATCGTCGCAGCCCGGCCTTCTGGCGAAGGAGGTCCAGAATTCCATTGGCACTTTCCGGCATTTCGATCTCTCCTTTGTGACTCTGGGCGCCTTTCCGAATCCCGGCAGGCCTCGCGTCGTGTGGATCGGAAGTGAGCAAAACGAGGACGTGACAGGCCTTCAACGAAGCGTTGAGATGGCGTGTAGTTCGTTCGGGTTCGCAAAAGAAGATCGGCCGTTTCACGCACACGTCACGCTTGGCAGAGTGAAGGGGGATCGCAACATCGACCGCTTGACAGCCAAACTAAAATCCATTACTTTCAAACCGTTGATAGCCCGCTGCACGGAAGTGCACATCATTCGCAGTGAGTTGAAACCAGCCGGCTCAGTGTACACTCTCTTGAATTCAATTCCTCTTGCATCTTAA
- a CDS encoding molybdopterin-binding protein, translated as MKAEIISIGDELLIGQVINTNQAFIAEKLNSIGIPVSRMTTVGDDEQAILDSFAEALDNSDVVLVTGSWIPVRTRQAVARCHARSPL; from the coding sequence ATGAAAGCAGAAATCATCTCCATCGGTGACGAACTCCTGATCGGGCAGGTCATCAATACAAATCAGGCTTTCATCGCCGAGAAACTGAACTCCATCGGCATACCCGTTTCCCGAATGACGACGGTGGGGGACGATGAACAGGCCATTCTCGATTCCTTCGCCGAGGCGTTGGACAACAGCGACGTCGTGCTGGTAACCGGCTCCTGGATTCCTGTTCGAACGAGACAGGCAGTTGCTCGTTGTCATGCCCGGAGTCCCCTTTGA
- a CDS encoding RecX family transcriptional regulator — protein sequence MLITRIQKVRRARSRYEISLDEKPAFHVSESLLVKAGLFTGKSIDQGEIDKLLLADACERANQIAVNFISYRPRSSKEVTDKLVRKGFTEDIVHAVVEHLREIFLINDLEFARMFVRDKLRGKPVGRALLRRKLMEKGISFQATERVIKEYVTDENEQEAARTLATRKLKMSGARFSDLEPAVRQKRLADYLLNRGFSTEVAYKTARSILR from the coding sequence ATGCTTATCACGAGGATTCAGAAAGTCCGCCGAGCGCGCAGCAGGTACGAAATCTCGCTTGACGAAAAACCCGCCTTTCACGTCAGCGAGTCTCTTCTCGTGAAGGCAGGTCTGTTCACAGGGAAATCCATCGACCAGGGGGAAATCGACAAGCTCCTTCTGGCCGATGCATGCGAGCGGGCGAACCAGATCGCCGTCAATTTCATTTCTTATCGCCCGCGCAGTTCGAAGGAAGTTACCGATAAGCTGGTCCGTAAGGGTTTCACCGAAGACATCGTCCATGCCGTGGTGGAACATCTTCGCGAGATCTTCCTCATCAACGACCTTGAGTTTGCGAGAATGTTCGTGAGGGACAAACTCCGCGGAAAACCAGTGGGAAGAGCTCTTCTGCGAAGAAAGCTGATGGAAAAAGGGATCTCCTTTCAGGCAACAGAGCGAGTGATTAAGGAGTATGTCACTGACGAGAATGAGCAGGAAGCAGCCCGAACGCTCGCAACCCGAAAACTCAAGATGAGCGGGGCCCGCTTTTCCGACCTTGAACCGGCTGTGCGCCAGAAGCGGCTGGCCGACTATCTTCTGAACCGCGGATTCTCCACCGAAGTGGCGTACAAAACCGCCCGCAGCATTCTCCGATAG
- a CDS encoding biotin transporter BioY: MLDVKQASLSRLVALGSEHIVAQVFWIVSFAVFTAIGAQIEIPHHPIPFTLQTFFVLLAGGLLGKRNGFLSMLMYLGMGAIGMPVFSSGSAGLARLLGPSGGYLLSFPIAAYLIGYLVSLRPESLRVVEGRLSQYLVTYAWGVTAMTLGLILIFAFGTAQLNAVYYHNWNSSFTAGFLIFSWWDLLKLVAAAGIWKELSRS, from the coding sequence ATGTTGGACGTCAAGCAGGCATCACTCTCACGATTGGTCGCCCTGGGGAGTGAGCATATCGTCGCACAGGTTTTTTGGATCGTCTCGTTCGCTGTCTTCACAGCGATCGGAGCACAGATAGAAATCCCGCACCATCCTATTCCGTTTACGCTGCAAACATTCTTCGTCCTTCTTGCAGGGGGATTGCTGGGCAAGCGAAACGGTTTCCTCAGCATGTTGATGTATCTCGGAATGGGGGCGATTGGAATGCCTGTCTTTTCCAGCGGATCGGCCGGTCTGGCCAGGCTCCTCGGTCCTTCAGGCGGGTACCTTCTGAGCTTTCCCATTGCCGCGTACTTGATCGGCTATCTTGTTTCGCTGCGTCCTGAGTCGCTCAGGGTAGTCGAAGGTCGCCTCAGTCAGTATCTGGTGACGTACGCGTGGGGGGTGACCGCCATGACTCTTGGACTCATTCTGATTTTCGCATTTGGAACGGCGCAGTTGAATGCTGTGTACTACCACAACTGGAACTCTTCATTCACTGCGGGCTTTTTGATTTTTTCCTGGTGGGACTTGCTGAAGCTCGTTGCCGCAGCAGGTATTTGGAAGGAACTGAGCCGGTCTTAG
- a CDS encoding AI-2E family transporter codes for MLTVHATHPTLRASSLLAFLLTGFAVASLFPSLLVAMIFSLLLAFILRPLVRFFEIHLGIRRTISVAMVFLALIIFLLISAANGIPDLMNYARGLYTGFQNFPLDRKLDELVHDVTKGLPFINPQSASARIRSMIDESIQAVGHGAASAAGSAFSFLIVPFVTYFALAEGDRAAKRLLERVPNKYFEMTLNVVDKIQKDLVGYLRGWLLDSLVVGVLNVIGFYVIGVQYALLLGVISGISNLIPYVGPFVGVIPVFLISVTQTGDLSLIPPIAMMTLVVQLVDNIVVQPLCFAKTVDMHPLTVIVVLIVGNQLMGVLGMLLAIPLYTILKVTAVETHWGLREYRITA; via the coding sequence ATGCTTACCGTCCATGCCACGCATCCAACGCTCAGAGCAAGTTCGCTTCTAGCCTTCCTTCTTACCGGGTTCGCTGTCGCGTCCCTTTTTCCTTCACTCCTTGTAGCAATGATCTTCTCGCTGCTCCTCGCGTTCATCCTTAGGCCGCTTGTCCGGTTTTTCGAAATCCATCTTGGTATCCGTCGCACAATTTCTGTCGCGATGGTCTTCCTGGCTCTGATTATCTTTCTGCTTATCAGCGCGGCCAACGGCATACCCGACCTCATGAACTACGCGCGCGGGCTGTACACGGGATTTCAGAATTTTCCCCTTGATCGTAAGCTTGATGAGCTTGTGCACGATGTGACGAAGGGGCTCCCTTTCATCAATCCGCAATCGGCATCTGCGAGAATTCGCTCGATGATTGACGAGAGCATCCAGGCAGTAGGGCATGGGGCAGCATCTGCGGCGGGCTCTGCCTTCAGCTTCCTTATTGTGCCTTTTGTGACGTACTTCGCTCTTGCCGAGGGAGATCGCGCTGCGAAACGGCTTCTCGAACGCGTGCCCAATAAGTATTTTGAGATGACCTTAAACGTCGTCGACAAGATCCAGAAAGACCTCGTCGGATACCTGCGCGGATGGCTCCTCGATTCGCTGGTCGTCGGCGTACTGAATGTCATCGGCTTTTACGTTATCGGCGTTCAGTACGCGCTCTTGCTGGGTGTCATTTCAGGCATATCGAATCTCATTCCCTACGTCGGACCGTTTGTCGGCGTGATTCCCGTGTTCCTGATTTCAGTTACACAGACAGGCGATCTCAGTCTCATTCCACCAATCGCCATGATGACACTCGTTGTACAGCTCGTCGACAACATTGTGGTCCAGCCTCTATGTTTCGCCAAGACCGTAGATATGCACCCCCTGACGGTCATCGTCGTCTTAATCGTCGGGAACCAGCTTATGGGCGTCCTCGGCATGCTTCTCGCCATTCCACTCTATACGATCCTCAAAGTGACTGCCGTCGAAACACATTGGGGACTCAGAGAATACCGCATTACCGCATAA
- a CDS encoding nicotinamide-nucleotide amidohydrolase family protein, protein MPGVPFEMKAMMENFVLPFFAVRATGLVIQHRTLKTTGIGESFLAEQIGDVHALFGPGDGTTLAFLPGPTGTRLRITVRAENAAAAQLQVDKVEEALRAKAGKYIYAGEDEELEHVIGKLLMERHLTLAVAESCTGGLISDRITNVSGSSRYFERSYITYSNDSKTADLGVPHELIQRHGAVSREVAEAMALGARTKSGTDIGLSTTGIAGPTGGSEEKPVGLAWIGYSDSTGTIALRFHLGDERRRIKERTAQAALELLRRKLLKIES, encoded by the coding sequence ATGCCCGGAGTCCCCTTTGAGATGAAGGCGATGATGGAGAACTTCGTTCTGCCCTTCTTCGCGGTACGGGCAACAGGGCTGGTGATCCAGCACCGGACGTTGAAGACCACCGGCATTGGAGAATCGTTTCTCGCAGAGCAAATCGGAGATGTTCACGCGCTCTTTGGCCCCGGCGACGGTACGACGCTCGCTTTCCTGCCGGGTCCGACCGGCACGCGGCTTCGGATCACCGTTCGGGCAGAAAACGCTGCTGCAGCGCAGTTGCAGGTCGATAAGGTTGAAGAGGCTCTCCGCGCGAAAGCCGGAAAGTACATTTACGCCGGCGAGGACGAGGAACTCGAGCACGTCATTGGCAAACTCTTGATGGAACGGCATCTCACCCTGGCAGTCGCGGAGTCCTGCACCGGCGGACTCATCTCCGACAGGATCACAAACGTATCGGGGAGCTCGCGGTACTTCGAGCGGTCGTACATCACCTACAGCAACGATTCAAAGACAGCGGACCTGGGTGTGCCGCACGAACTCATTCAACGCCACGGGGCCGTGAGCCGCGAAGTGGCCGAGGCAATGGCACTGGGAGCACGCACAAAATCGGGCACCGACATCGGTCTTTCGACCACAGGGATCGCGGGTCCGACCGGCGGCTCGGAGGAAAAACCAGTGGGCCTCGCCTGGATCGGATATTCTGACAGCACTGGCACGATTGCTCTTCGCTTCCACCTCGGTGACGAACGGCGAAGGATCAAGGAGCGGACAGCGCAGGCAGCGCTCGAACTCCTGAGAAGGAAACTGCTCAAAATCGAATCGTGA
- a CDS encoding ribonuclease H-like domain-containing protein, with protein sequence MARVVLDIETLGYPFESFDEVRQEYLLKFAETEAQRTEAIQKLSLYPATAQIIAIGMLNPDTNRGKVIFQSDHAGDSVSEDGQIQFVSCPETEILGHFWNDITKYEQFITFNGRGFDCPFLMLRSAILQVQPSRNLMPYRYDSNVHCDLLDQLTFYGATRKFSLDFYCKSFGIESPKSHGVTGLDLGRLFGQKRFQDIANYCLGDVKATAELFARWEQHLKF encoded by the coding sequence ATGGCCCGCGTAGTGCTTGACATCGAAACCCTGGGCTATCCATTCGAGTCGTTCGACGAGGTTCGCCAGGAATATCTTTTGAAATTCGCCGAAACGGAGGCGCAGCGCACGGAAGCGATCCAGAAGCTGAGCCTGTACCCGGCGACCGCCCAGATTATCGCGATCGGCATGCTCAACCCTGACACCAATCGCGGCAAAGTCATCTTCCAATCCGACCACGCGGGCGACTCGGTCTCAGAAGACGGCCAGATTCAGTTCGTCTCTTGTCCGGAAACAGAAATCCTGGGTCACTTCTGGAACGATATCACGAAGTACGAGCAGTTCATCACCTTCAACGGACGCGGATTCGACTGCCCGTTTCTGATGCTCCGTTCGGCCATCCTGCAGGTACAGCCGAGCCGGAACCTGATGCCCTACCGTTACGATTCCAACGTCCACTGCGATCTCCTTGACCAGCTGACGTTCTACGGGGCCACGCGCAAGTTCAGTCTCGACTTCTACTGTAAGTCGTTCGGGATTGAGAGTCCGAAATCCCATGGCGTGACAGGACTCGATCTTGGGAGGTTATTTGGGCAGAAGAGATTTCAGGATATCGCCAACTACTGTCTGGGCGACGTGAAAGCGACCGCAGAACTCTTCGCAAGGTGGGAACAGCATCTGAAGTTTTAG
- the recA gene encoding recombinase RecA: MSESVNKEARSQALKIAIDQIEKQHGKGAIMKLSEGPIAKVDAISTGSISLDAALGIGGIPRGRVVEIFGPESSGKTTICLHLLAEVQKTGGVGAFIDTEHALDLAYAKKLGVDVNNLLISQPEFGEQALEIVETLVRSNALDLVIIDSVAALTPRAEIEGEMGDPTMGVQARLMSQALRKLTAAISKSKTTVMFTNQLRQKIGVMFGNPETTTGGNALKFYASVRLDVRRIEALKDGQNIIGNRTRVKVVKNKVAPPFKEAQFDILYNEGISKLGDLIDTAVDQNIIAKSGSWFSYKEDRIGQGRDSVKTYLQGNAVLATEIDTAVRRKLGLLPAEPVPAAPSKAEPAAATKKAPKS, encoded by the coding sequence ATGTCCGAATCAGTTAACAAAGAAGCACGTTCTCAGGCCCTCAAGATCGCCATCGATCAGATCGAGAAGCAGCACGGCAAGGGAGCAATCATGAAACTCTCGGAGGGCCCGATCGCGAAGGTCGATGCGATATCGACCGGATCGATTTCCCTCGACGCTGCGCTTGGGATCGGCGGGATTCCGCGCGGACGCGTCGTCGAGATCTTCGGACCTGAATCATCCGGAAAAACCACCATCTGTCTCCATCTGCTCGCGGAAGTTCAGAAGACCGGGGGTGTCGGAGCGTTCATTGACACCGAGCATGCCCTCGACCTCGCCTATGCCAAGAAGCTCGGCGTGGATGTCAACAACCTTTTGATCTCACAGCCGGAGTTTGGCGAGCAGGCTCTCGAAATCGTCGAGACCCTCGTCCGGAGCAATGCGCTCGACCTTGTCATCATCGACTCAGTGGCAGCGCTGACGCCACGGGCGGAGATCGAGGGCGAAATGGGCGATCCCACGATGGGCGTGCAGGCACGCCTGATGTCTCAGGCTCTTCGGAAGCTCACGGCAGCCATCAGCAAATCGAAAACGACGGTAATGTTTACGAACCAGCTTCGCCAGAAAATCGGCGTCATGTTCGGGAATCCCGAGACAACGACAGGCGGCAACGCTTTGAAGTTCTACGCGTCGGTCCGTCTCGACGTCCGCCGTATCGAGGCGCTGAAAGATGGTCAGAATATCATCGGCAACAGGACGCGCGTCAAGGTGGTGAAGAACAAGGTCGCTCCTCCTTTCAAAGAAGCACAATTCGATATCCTGTACAATGAAGGGATTTCGAAACTGGGCGACCTCATCGACACCGCCGTCGATCAGAATATCATTGCCAAGAGCGGCTCGTGGTTCTCCTATAAGGAGGATAGAATCGGGCAGGGACGAGATTCTGTAAAGACGTATCTGCAGGGGAACGCCGTGCTTGCGACAGAGATCGACACAGCGGTCCGGCGCAAACTCGGGCTCCTCCCAGCAGAGCCGGTACCAGCCGCACCATCAAAGGCCGAGCCTGCAGCAGCGACCAAGAAAGCACCTAAGAGCTAG
- a CDS encoding M14 family metallopeptidase produces the protein MKRLLFALLITCSAYAQRVPEFFPGGTHNRAVITPESVLGYEIGERFTTHASINAVFDKLVASSDRIRRVPYGETNEHRSLQVFIVSSPGNLGRLEEIRRANIRLTDPRTFQTKGEAEAIMSTLPVIVYLSYGVHGNEASSPEAAMAVAYQLCAGTDSRTQSILENAIVIIDPNVNPDGHERYVQWVNSVLGTKPNLNPSSLEHSESWPGGRTNHYFFDLNRDLSWQTQQETRARVQLYRTWMPHVHVDYHEMGYSSSYFFFPAAVPVHESLPSEVLKWGKIFGKGNAEAFDKLGLSYYVGEQFDMFYPGYGDSWPTFNGAVGMTYEQAGGSRASLAVRKPNGEILTLRHRARNHFVTSIATLETSVTNKKERIEDFYGFWITAPQSVGLIKGYLISNTEDPTRSNKVIETLLRQGIEVHQLTDAVALQVQEYYTSKWTREKIPKGTYFVSTVQPQARLVKTLLEPVTAVRDTFFYDVSAWSLPIASGLKAWASQSPLPSASIRIDAPVQTAGRIIGDKHAYAYLIPWQRNGAVQLVWQLLERGHALSVARRPFETAGQHFVAGTVVAFAGSNGDSLADDIETLAKTLGVDVYSAATGLTDNGISLGSSYIAPMKKANIAIAAGPPVSSNDYGELWFLFERELHMPFTGVRTTELADADLSKFDVIILPDASNYQSAFDSAKTEKLKRWIQNGGVLIGIEGGAQFMTKGKSGITGASPRAEKKEDEKSKEEKEQEKSKKELSKRQTLFEKEEKDRLGRIPGTIFRVLVDTTHPIGFGVPREIYVLKNDALPLDLSETGHNVARFAKDSVQTSGYATKEKAQKISESAYIQDFRIGRGRAVLFAENITFRRFWSGLEKLLLNSILFLPQPD, from the coding sequence ATGAAACGACTTTTGTTTGCTCTTCTTATCACCTGCAGCGCATACGCTCAAAGAGTACCGGAGTTTTTCCCCGGCGGCACGCACAACCGCGCCGTCATCACGCCAGAGTCTGTGCTCGGCTACGAGATTGGTGAACGCTTTACGACGCATGCATCGATCAATGCCGTTTTCGACAAGCTTGTTGCCTCATCCGATCGTATACGTCGTGTCCCCTACGGCGAAACAAACGAGCACAGGTCCCTTCAGGTTTTCATTGTCAGTTCACCCGGCAACCTGGGACGGCTCGAAGAAATCAGACGCGCGAATATTCGGTTGACCGATCCGAGGACATTCCAAACGAAAGGAGAAGCGGAAGCAATCATGTCCACGCTTCCTGTCATCGTGTATCTTTCGTACGGTGTGCACGGCAACGAGGCTTCCTCCCCCGAAGCGGCAATGGCAGTGGCATATCAACTCTGTGCCGGCACAGACAGCCGGACACAGTCAATTCTTGAAAACGCGATTGTGATCATCGACCCGAATGTGAACCCGGACGGACACGAGCGCTATGTTCAGTGGGTGAACTCCGTGCTCGGGACGAAGCCAAATCTCAATCCCTCCTCCCTAGAACACAGCGAATCGTGGCCGGGAGGCAGGACGAACCACTACTTCTTCGACCTGAACCGTGATCTGTCATGGCAGACGCAACAGGAAACCCGTGCACGTGTTCAGCTCTATCGGACCTGGATGCCGCATGTTCACGTCGATTATCACGAAATGGGATACTCAAGTTCGTACTTCTTCTTCCCCGCGGCGGTTCCGGTACACGAGTCGCTCCCATCCGAAGTTCTGAAATGGGGAAAGATCTTCGGCAAGGGGAACGCCGAGGCATTTGACAAACTTGGGTTGTCGTACTACGTCGGAGAGCAGTTTGATATGTTCTATCCGGGCTACGGCGATTCCTGGCCAACGTTCAATGGCGCTGTCGGCATGACATACGAACAAGCCGGCGGTTCCCGCGCGAGCCTTGCAGTTCGAAAACCGAACGGAGAAATTCTAACGCTCAGGCACCGCGCCCGCAATCATTTTGTGACAAGCATAGCAACACTCGAGACAAGCGTGACGAACAAAAAAGAACGGATCGAGGATTTCTACGGTTTCTGGATCACAGCTCCTCAGTCCGTCGGACTCATCAAAGGGTATCTCATCAGCAACACCGAAGACCCCACCCGCTCGAACAAAGTTATCGAGACACTTCTCCGACAGGGAATCGAAGTGCATCAGCTGACCGATGCGGTTGCACTTCAGGTTCAGGAGTATTATACATCTAAATGGACCAGGGAAAAGATTCCAAAAGGGACCTATTTCGTTTCAACCGTTCAGCCGCAGGCTCGACTCGTGAAGACATTGCTGGAACCTGTCACAGCAGTCCGCGATACTTTCTTCTATGATGTATCCGCATGGTCGCTTCCTATAGCGTCAGGACTCAAGGCATGGGCCTCCCAGTCTCCCCTGCCATCGGCGTCCATCCGGATAGATGCCCCTGTTCAAACCGCCGGCCGCATTATCGGCGACAAGCACGCGTACGCATATCTCATCCCATGGCAGCGCAACGGCGCAGTTCAATTAGTTTGGCAGCTACTCGAGCGCGGACATGCGCTTTCGGTCGCCCGTCGTCCCTTCGAAACCGCCGGTCAGCATTTCGTCGCCGGCACCGTTGTAGCTTTCGCAGGCTCGAACGGTGATTCCCTTGCCGATGATATCGAGACGTTGGCCAAAACACTTGGCGTCGATGTCTACAGTGCCGCGACTGGTCTCACTGACAACGGTATCAGCCTGGGCTCAAGCTATATCGCTCCGATGAAGAAGGCGAACATCGCCATCGCTGCCGGACCTCCGGTGAGTTCGAACGATTATGGAGAGCTTTGGTTCCTCTTCGAACGGGAATTGCATATGCCATTTACCGGAGTCCGAACCACCGAGTTGGCGGATGCCGACCTCTCGAAGTTCGATGTGATCATTCTACCGGATGCCTCGAATTATCAATCGGCATTTGATAGTGCAAAGACCGAGAAACTGAAGAGATGGATCCAGAACGGAGGCGTTTTGATCGGGATTGAAGGCGGAGCCCAATTCATGACGAAGGGGAAATCAGGAATCACCGGCGCATCACCCAGGGCCGAGAAGAAAGAGGATGAGAAGTCCAAGGAGGAAAAGGAGCAGGAGAAGTCAAAGAAGGAGCTTAGCAAACGTCAAACGCTGTTCGAAAAAGAAGAAAAGGACAGGCTGGGACGGATTCCCGGGACGATTTTCAGGGTTCTCGTTGACACGACTCACCCCATTGGATTCGGGGTTCCAAGAGAGATTTATGTTTTGAAGAACGACGCCCTTCCCCTCGATCTGAGCGAAACAGGTCATAACGTAGCCAGGTTTGCCAAAGACTCGGTTCAAACGAGCGGCTATGCCACCAAAGAGAAGGCACAGAAGATCTCCGAGTCGGCATACATACAGGATTTCCGCATCGGA
- the pgsA gene encoding CDP-diacylglycerol--glycerol-3-phosphate 3-phosphatidyltransferase: MKLAFSPPNQLTFLRILLTPVFVAFLFSADPVLRQLSPVVFVIAMLTDWYDGWVARRWGYVTRWGTFLDPLADKVVTSAALIAFMYLNLVPAWTVWVIVIRDILITFLRSYAELKGKPFDTSRMAKTKTFLQFALIYYILLAYIARDTEYFRSRYSALLDQLLGQSILYAGMAVIAAITLLTGVLYVIDNWTTVRELYGSSNRSTESE, translated from the coding sequence ATGAAGCTAGCTTTTTCTCCCCCAAATCAGCTGACGTTTCTTCGCATCCTCCTTACGCCGGTGTTCGTCGCGTTCTTGTTCTCGGCGGACCCCGTTCTGAGGCAGCTCTCTCCGGTTGTCTTCGTGATTGCAATGCTTACGGACTGGTACGATGGGTGGGTCGCACGCCGATGGGGATACGTGACGCGGTGGGGAACATTTCTTGACCCGCTGGCAGACAAGGTCGTCACCTCCGCAGCTCTCATTGCATTCATGTACCTCAACCTTGTCCCTGCCTGGACTGTCTGGGTGATCGTGATCCGTGATATCCTCATCACATTCCTCCGGTCCTACGCCGAACTCAAAGGGAAGCCCTTTGACACTTCGCGCATGGCGAAGACAAAGACGTTTCTTCAGTTTGCACTGATCTATTATATTCTTCTTGCCTACATCGCACGCGATACCGAGTATTTTCGGTCACGGTATTCAGCATTGCTCGATCAGCTTCTCGGGCAATCAATACTCTACGCCGGCATGGCGGTCATTGCAGCCATCACACTGCTGACTGGTGTCCTCTACGTCATCGACAACTGGACGACTGTCCGAGAATTGTATGGCTCTTCCAACCGATCCACAGAATCCGAGTAA
- a CDS encoding AI-2E family transporter, translating into MKPSAPSHPFIKVTFLIGAIACAFWIGSLFPDLVLALILSALAAFILGPFVSAIESRFGMKRVPAIIITFITVGGALVFLLSLLLPLLLDRLISIHGQIQQFPFEAKLQELTKGLEGTIPFVNSASLAQSIHGAIQSAADEAGNSIQKALGTLVTLVIVPFVTYFLLADGRRAFTALIRRVPNHYFEMTLNVVLKIRRQLVGYFKGWLLDSMIIGLLTIVGLSILGIQYSIIIGVLAGIANLVPYLGPLVGASLAILVSLTQVGDFGMVGSIIILTVIIRMIDDFVVQPLCFAKSVDMHPLTVILLLLIGHEIMGIGGMLLAIPLATIIKVSAVETFWGLKNYRITA; encoded by the coding sequence ATGAAACCATCGGCCCCCAGCCATCCGTTCATCAAAGTCACGTTCCTCATAGGCGCCATCGCATGTGCGTTCTGGATCGGATCGCTTTTCCCGGATCTTGTTCTGGCTCTCATCCTCTCTGCACTCGCGGCGTTCATCCTCGGACCATTTGTCTCTGCGATCGAGAGCAGGTTTGGCATGAAACGCGTTCCGGCAATCATCATAACGTTTATCACGGTCGGCGGTGCGCTGGTCTTCCTCCTTTCATTACTGCTCCCCCTGCTGCTCGATCGGCTCATCTCGATCCACGGACAGATACAGCAATTCCCCTTTGAGGCAAAGCTCCAGGAGCTGACGAAAGGACTCGAGGGGACTATTCCATTTGTCAACAGCGCTTCACTTGCTCAGTCGATCCATGGGGCAATCCAGAGCGCCGCCGACGAGGCAGGCAACTCCATACAGAAAGCACTTGGGACACTCGTCACGCTCGTGATCGTCCCATTCGTCACGTACTTTCTTCTCGCTGACGGGCGCAGGGCATTCACTGCGCTCATCAGGCGTGTGCCGAACCACTATTTTGAAATGACGTTGAACGTCGTCCTGAAAATCCGGCGACAACTTGTCGGATATTTCAAAGGATGGCTTCTTGATTCCATGATCATCGGACTCCTGACCATCGTCGGCCTGAGTATTCTCGGCATCCAGTATTCGATCATTATCGGCGTTCTCGCAGGTATCGCCAATCTTGTCCCCTATCTGGGGCCTCTTGTCGGCGCAAGCCTGGCGATCCTTGTCTCCCTCACTCAGGTGGGCGATTTCGGGATGGTCGGATCCATCATCATCCTGACGGTGATCATACGAATGATCGATGATTTTGTCGTTCAGCCGCTCTGCTTTGCGAAATCGGTCGACATGCATCCCCTGACAGTGATTCTGCTGCTTCTTATCGGCCACGAAATTATGGGGATCGGCGGCATGCTCCTTGCCATTCCACTTGCCACGATCATCAAGGTATCCGCAGTCGAGACATTCTGGGGTCTCAAGAATTACCGCATTACGGCGTAA
- a CDS encoding phosphatidylglycerophosphatase A, with product MALPTDPQNPSNNPADQSVAQPPKVGFVTKAFASGLFSGFSPVASGTVGSAVGLAFYCIPGFERWYILLPASLLVLALGIKASDAMEKVYGHDPGEVTIDEVLGMWVSLLFLPKTILVATLAFFIFRILDIVKPFPARRFDNLHGGSGVMLDDVVSAIYTNLLLQLAVALQII from the coding sequence ATGGCTCTTCCAACCGATCCACAGAATCCGAGTAACAACCCCGCCGATCAATCAGTCGCCCAGCCCCCGAAGGTGGGTTTTGTCACGAAGGCATTCGCCTCTGGTCTGTTCTCGGGGTTCTCACCGGTAGCATCCGGAACAGTCGGGAGCGCTGTCGGTCTCGCATTCTACTGTATTCCAGGATTCGAACGATGGTACATTCTGCTCCCTGCGAGCCTGCTGGTTCTCGCCCTTGGCATCAAGGCCTCGGATGCAATGGAGAAGGTTTACGGACACGATCCGGGTGAAGTCACGATTGACGAAGTGCTTGGCATGTGGGTCTCTCTCCTTTTTCTTCCGAAGACCATTCTTGTTGCCACCCTCGCCTTCTTCATCTTCCGTATACTGGACATCGTCAAGCCGTTCCCCGCCCGCCGGTTCGACAATCTTCACGGAGGCTCAGGGGTAATGCTCGACGACGTTGTTTCTGCAATCTACACCAATCTCCTCCTGCAGCTGGCGGTCGCTTTACAAATCATCTGA